The genomic segment AGTGGTAACATTCATTATTCAACTAGATTTCTAGGAGGAAATCGTGAGTGAAACAAAACCTTTTATTATTTCTAAAACACTTGTTATGGAGGCCTATAAACTTGTAAAAGCAAACGCAGGAGCAGCTGGCATAGATCAGCAAACGCTAGAGGATTTCGATCGAAACCTTAAAAGCAATCTTTATAAAATCTGGAACCGAATGTCCTCGGGAAGCTATTTTCCACCGCCTGTAAAGGCCGTTTCAATACCAAAGAAAAGTGGTGGAGAAAGAATCTTGGGAATACCTACAGTAAGTGACAGAATAGCTCAAATGATTGTAAAGCTGATGTTTGAACCTATAGTAGAGCCCCATTTTCACCAAAATTCTTATGCATATAGGCCGAATAGATCAGCTTTAGATGCTGTAGGAATCACTAGGCAAAGATGTTGGAAATACGATTGGGTGCTGGAATTTGATATTAAAGGCCTATTTGACAATATAGACCATGACCTTCTAATGAAAGCAGTAAGAAAACATACAGATAACAAATGGGTTATTTTATACATCGAAAGATGGCTAAAAGCACCTCTTCAATTAAAAGATGGAATTCTTGTGACAAGAAATGCAGGAGTGCCCCAAGGAGGAGTGATTAGTCCAGTGCTTGCCAATCTATTTCTTCATTATGTATTTGACACCTGGATGACAAGGAAATATCCTAGCATGCCATGGTGTAGGTATTCTGATGATGGATTAATACACTGTAACACAGAACAAGACGCTCAACACCTTCTAACAAATCTAAAGAAACGATTTGAAGAATGTAGTTTGATGCTTCATCCAGATAAAACAAAGATTATTTACTGTAAAGATGGAAGCCGCAAGGGAAAGTACAAGGAAACCAAATTTGATTTTCTAGGCTATACCTTTCGGCCAAGACTGGTCAAAAACAGCAAACGAAGTAGCATGTTTATAAGTTTTACACCAGCAGTAAGCCAAGCGGCGCTAAAATCTATGAAAGCAACCATTAGGCAATGGAATATAAGAAATAGAACAGATTTAGAACTTGGAGATATAGCCAAAATGTATAATCCAGTTATTAGAGGATGGCTGGCATACTATGGGAAATATTCTCCATCAGCTCTATACCAATTCTGCAGACATTTTAATAAGACACTAGTGGCTTGGGGAATGCGTAAATACAAGGAACTTGCAGGTCATAAAACAAGAACGACTATCTTTATAGAAAAGATAGTAAAGGAAACCCCAGAGTTATTTGTACACTGGAATAAAGGAATGATAGGAGCGTTTGCTTAATTGGGAGCGGTATGAATCGAGAGGTTCCTGTACCGTTCTACGAGAGGCTTGTGGGGAAGTTCCATAGGTCGACTCACCACAAAGTTCATTGGCAATTAGATGTTTCTTATGGGGAAGATAAGAGCAAAGTCCGTAAAGACCACGGTCCCGAAAATCTATCTGTTTTGAAAAGATGTACAATGAATTTATTAAAAGCTGATACAAAAACAAAAGCAGGAATCAAGGGCAAGAGAGCAAAAGCCGGGTGGAATCGAGACTACATGATGGAAATACTAAATGGTAAATAAAATCTTCATGCAATTTCCCTGGAATGTTAAAGATTTAAACTTTGCGCACTATACGCTTCGTTTTTAAATGAGAGAAAACTTATTCCATGACAATTTGTAGGCCTTACCGATACGCGCTGAAAAACCTCAAAGAGGTTTTTGCTACAGGGCCCTCCAAAAAGCTTAAGAAGCAAGCCGCCCCCAAGTTGCAGAGAGCTTGGTAAAGGACTTTAGAAACACAAGCATCACGAAGGCTGCCCTGGAAGCCTATGGAAGTGTTGTGAAATCTTATTTTTATTACCTTATTCTCTAAATTTAAACCTCATTGAAGCTTTTTGAGCTAATTTTAAGAAGCTTAGAAAAACAAACTTAAGTAAATTTTTTCTCTTGCATAAATCGTTGATTACTATTTAAGGAAAAAAGGCCAGTAGCAGAATTTAAATAGGTTTAATTTCAAAGATGGGGATAAAAGGGTAGTTTGGCACGAAAGAGTTAGCTAGCTTTGCTTGTAGCTTTAATCGCTAAGATCTTCAATAACAAAGAGGGCTCTACAAGCATTCTCCCTATTATGACTCACGACTTAAAATCATGATTTTGCCCCCATCTATAAATCTAACACAAACTATGGCGCATAGAAGAGTATCACCATTCGATAAAGCAAAATGCTAGCTTTAAGAAGTCACCTATCAAAATCGCTTGCTCTCAAAGAAATCATATTTTTTTCCTCTTATCGCTTATTAAAAGCTTGCATTTCTTAAAATAGGGCTAGCACCAGAACGATAAGGTCGATTTTCTGCTTGAGGTAATAGTGAATAATTAACTTTTTGATTTGTCGATGGTGACTTGGAACTATTTTTAGAATTTTGATTAAGCTGCTCTTCCAACTGAGCCATGCGCGTTTCAAGCTTGGTGATTACCTTTTCCACTCTATTTACCGTAGCTTTTAGCTCTGCATTCTCTGTCAATAGCTGCTCGTATGAGGGTTGTATGCTATTTAATGTATAACTAAGCCAGTATATACCCTAGAAATTATTTTATTTATCAAAAGTGATTGATATACACCGTGACCGCTTATGAAAATTAGGATTTGCAAGCATGAAAGATATGAATAAGTTTTTATCGGTCGAGGCTCGACTTCTTTAAGTGCTTCTTTAATTTTTAAATAAGCAATCTAGCTACTCGCCAGCCAAAGCTTTTTTTTCTTGGCGACATTTTTTAAAAAAATCACGCATGAGGGCGGCTCCATATTCCTCTAGAACGCCTCTCCTAATGTTGAGATTATGCGTAGGATGAACCTTCTCAAACACATTCATCCAACTCCCATTAGCCCCATGCCTTAAATCAGGCGCGCCCCATACCAGCGTGGAAATTCTTGATAAAAACATAGCTCCTGCACACATGCAACAAGGTTCTATGGTGGTGTAAAGTGTAGTATCAGTCAATCGCCAGTTCTCTATTGCCACTTCCCCTGCAGTAATGCATAGCATTTCTGCATGGGCAGTAGCATCTTTGAGTAGTTCTACTTGGTTATATCCCCTCGAGATTACTTGTCCTTCATGCACCAAAACAGCTCCGACAGGAACTTCCCCCTGTTTAAAAGCTTTCCAGGCCTCTTTCAAAGCTTCAAGCATAAATTTTTCATCTTCTGACTGGGGCTTAAACGTAAAGGGAAAAAGCATAGTTATCCATTCAATCTTTTCTGTAGTAATGCCATTTGCTTTTTCAAAGATTCTGTATCTTGAATATATTTTTTTTGCATTCCAATCAGTTTTTTCTCATACTTATCCACTAAGCGAGCTAATTGCTTTTCATAATAATCTTTTAAAGATTGTTGGCTTGAATGTTCGTCCTGGGCATTTCCTACAGCTGCTAAGGCTTTTTGTTCTTCTTCAGCAAGCTTATTGAGCTTTTCATAAATTTCTTTAGGAAATACTACCGAATTCATAACGGAAAAAAGATAAGTACGTACAGCCCCATATTGGCTAACTGCACCCTCCACTATCTCTTGCGATTTATCTGTATCAATTTCAGTTAATTGGGTAAAATCATTGGAGATTTGCAACAAGGCCCGTTCAAAATAATCATAAAGCTCGGCATTCTTGAGAAGCCATCGATTGATGATAAACTCAGCAATTTTTTCTCCATTTTCTTCTTGCTCTAAAGCTAAGGTATAAGCCTTCACTATCTCTTCATTTGTTAGCTTGTTTAAATTTTTACCTAAAAAATATTTCTTTACAAATTTAAAATCGTTTTTAAGATGCTCGTGTTTAAGGTCTTTTTTTACCTCTTCAATGATTTGAGGCATCCATGATATTAACAATGTAGATTTTTCTTTATAAGTGGCGTCTTTCAGCATAGAGTAATTCCTTAAAAGGGTGTTTTGATTATGCACGGTTCAAGAATCTACCAATTTAACAGAGAAAATGCAAGAAGAGAACCTTTTATTAATGGGTTTAATTTAAAAGCCATGAAATAGACCCTTCATCCTAAAAGCCTCTTTTCTTCTTTTTTCTTTTACATTTCTCCTTTTATTCGTCATGGCTCCCTCCCACCCTAAGAAGATTGCTCTTGATTTTTAATAGTTACCTAGGTAAGATGGGATGATAGAGTGAGAAAAATAGATTTACATTTTTTTAATATATTAAGTCCCCATAACTATGGTCGGACTTTAAACTTAAACGGGGGATTTTCTGAATGTCTCTAGACAAAGGAACGAAAGAAGAGATTACAAAAAAATTTCAGCTTCATGAAAAAGACACAGGCTCCGCTGACGTCCAAATCGCTATTTTAACAGAGCGTATTGCTGAATTAAATGAGCACCTTAAGCGTTCTCCTAAAGATCACGCTTCTAGGCTAGCTCTCTTTAAGCATGTTGGCCTAAGAAGACGTTTATTGGATTATTTAAACTCAACCGACACTTTGCGCTATTTGTCGCTTATTAAAAAGTTAAAATTAAGAAAATAACGCAAAAAGCTTTATATTAAGTAGGGCAGATGGCCCATACCACTGCCCTTGTTAATCTAAGCTTAAGACCCTTTATTCCTAAGAAGGCCTCAAGTTTAAGGAGAATTTTAAAGATTATAGAAATCAGAAATCGCGCTTTAAATCCATCATTTAAAGTATGTTTTCTGAGTTCTATCTGTTAGCCTTCTTTATCATCTTCGATGACGCTTGCTGGAAAAATAGCATAAAATTATGTGCGTTTTTTTTGCCTTCGACCTATCAATAAATTCAAACTACATTTTAGGAGTATAATATGCAACCACACCTCATGAAGGTTAAAGTAGGCGAGCAAGAACTAATTTTTGAAACAGGAAAAATTGGTAAACAAGCCAATGGGGCTGTTTTAATAAAAGCAGGCGAAACTTATCTTTTTAATAGCGCTTGTGCGGCAGCTAACGCGGCTGATAATATTGATTTTTTCCCTTTGAAAGTTGATTACCAAGAAAAATTTTCTGCGGTAGGTAAAACGATTAGCGGCTTTATAAAAAGAGAAGGACGCCCATCTGAGAAAGAAACCCTTATTTCACGCCTTATAGACCGTCCAATACGTCCTATGTTTCCCGAGGGCTATTATAACGAAGTTCAACTATTGTCCTACGTTTGGTCTTATGATGGCATTAATATGACAGAGCCCTTGGCAATCTGTGGCATTTCAGCCGCTTTAGTACTCTCCGATATTCCCTTATTAAAACCTGTAGCTGGTGTACGTGTTGGTTTAATAGATGGGAAGTGGCTTGTCAACCCTACTCAAGAACAGATGAAAAAATCTAAATTAGACCTAATGCTAGCGGGAACCGAAAATGCCATTCTTATGATCGAAGGTCATTGTGATTTTCTGACCGAAGATCAACTCATGGAAGCCATTGAAGTAGGCCACAATAGTATCAAAATTATTTGCCAAGCCCTACACAATTGGCAAAAAGAGATTGGTAAAGAAAAAAATCTGACCACTCTTAAAAGCTTGCCTAAAGAACTCATGGGAGAAGTTGAAAAACTTGCTAGACCTCTTTTAGAACCTGCTTTAAGAAGCAATCTTAAGCAAGATCGTGAAGAAAAATTGAATGCTATGAGAAAAGCTGTGGTAGATACCCTTTTACCTGAAGGAGAAGAACCTAAATATTCCGTTAACCAGGTTAATGTGGCTCTTAAAGATATTCAGTCTAAATACATGCGTAAAATGATCTTAGAAGAAGATATCCGTAGCGATGGACGTGACAGTAAACAGATTCGCTCGATTGATATCGAACAAGGCCTTCTGCCTCGTACGCACGGCAGTTCACTATTTACACGTGGTGAGACGCAAGCAGTAGGTGTATGTACGTTAGGTGGGGAAGCTATGTCGCAAAGATACGAGGATCTCGATGAAGAGAGTAGCCGTAGATTTTATCTTCAATATTTCTTCCCTCCCTTCTCTGTAGGAGAAGTGGGACGCATAGGCTCTCCAGGACGCCGTGAAATTGGCCATGGAAAATTAGCAGAAAGAGCTTTGTCAGCTATTGTACCTACTCGAGATATCTTTCCTTATACCATGCGCTTAGAATCCACCATTACAGAATCTAATGGTTCTTCCTCCATGGCTACAGTATGTGCAGGCTGCCTTTCTATGATGGATGCAGGAGTACCTATTAAACGTCCAATTGCAGGAATTGCCATGGGACTGATTTTAGAAGAGGGGCATTATAAAATTTTGTCTGACATTTTGGGAATCGAAGATGCTTTAGGCGACATGGACTTTAAAATTGCTGGTGACCAGCATGGCATCACAGCCTTCCAAATGGATATCAAAGTAGAAGGAATTACCCCAGCTATTATGCAAGCGGCTCTAAATCAAGCTAAAGAGGGTAGAATTCACATCCTTAACAAGATGTTGGAAGTTTGTCCTACTTTCAAACCCCAGATGTCTATCTATGCCCCGCGTATTGAAACCATGCAGATTAAGCCTAGTAAGATTGCCACAGTGATAGGTCCAGGAGGAAAACAAATTCGAGCTATTATCGAAGCCTCCGGGGTAGAAATTGATATCAACGATGATGGCTTGATTAGCATAGCCTCTACAAACTTAGAAGGTATTGAAAAAGCCAAAGCTATTATTCATGGCCTAACAGCTGAAGTAGAAATAGGTAGGACTTATACAGGTAAAGTTACCTCTGTAGTAGCTTTCGGAGCATTTATAGAAATTTTACCGGGTAAAGAAGGGTTATGCCATATCTCTGAATTTGAACATACACGCATTGAAAACTTAGCCGATCATGTCAAACAAGGAGAAATAATTTCTGTAAAAGTTTTAGATATCAACGAACGTGGCCAGCTTAAGTTGAGCCGTAAAGCACTTCTTAGTAAGTAATGAAGAGGAGATCGATAGAAAAAGACTATCGATCTCCCTTCATTTTATTCATTCCTTAAGATATCTATATCTTATCCTCGTATCATTTTTCGCTTATCTTTTTCTGCTAGGCTTTATTCCTTTCCCTCTCATCTTAAACCCCACTTCTTGGCTAATAAATTTCTTTGCTATGTTCTTAGTAGATGCTCTAAATTTCTGAGACAAAAGCTGATCTTGTTATCTAAAAACCTTTCTTAGCAAATAATCGTGCCTTTCATTAGCAAGCCTCTTAGTTGTACCATTAACTTTTTAACTTAATAAAACATTTGACAAAACGTTATCTTTAATAAATTTTTGTAGCTCTATAATCATTATCTTTAAGTCATACTTTTGCGTCTACAATCTCTTAATTTTCACTCTACTAGCCTTCTTAAAGATGGCGACTTAATTTATTAATAATTAAAGCTACTTGATTTGTGCCTCATCATTCCATAGAAAGAAAGTAATTATAGAAGTAAATACCCCTTTTGCTTAACTCTTCCTAGCTTAAGCCTGCCTAAAAGCTCCTTCAGCTAGCGATTAGCGAATAAACCTAGCGCGCGATATATATTCTAGGATTAATAGACGCAGCATGGATATTTTTAATTACTTTCTAAAAACTCGCTTCACGCATCCATCAGGCAACATGACGCATTAATTACTCTCAAGCAAAGTATCTAGAAGGCTTTTTAAAGCATATCCTCTCTTCTCTAAAGCTAAGTAAAAAATTAGCATATGGTTGATCTATATTAAAAGTGAGCAAGCCAATCCTCAAGGCACGTGCATAACTTTTAAGCCCATCATCCTAATTAGGGAAAATTAAAAAAATCTTATAATTACGATATTTAAGTTCTTTACAAATTTGAATGGTATAGATATAAACTGCTTTAACACTAGCCAAAAAACTACAAGCGGCAACATATCAACCATTTATTCAACTTTAGGCCCCATAACTGTAGGTAGTAATGAATAATATTTTTTCTTGGAATCCTTCTAACCCTCTTCTCAAGCAACTAGAAGATTATCGCCACGACCTAAATAAAACCCTCCCTACATCTGAGAGAGATAAAGACCCCACCCAAAACCTTACTGCTTTTTTCCAAAATTTTGTGCGAACAATCGAAGTAGAGCACCCTCTTCTTCGCAAAGTCTTTGTGCGTTGGCTAGGAAAAAAAGATTTAGTAGATAGTAATGGAGAGCTTGAACCTACCTTAATTGCGAATTATCTTGCTCCTATTTGGAAAAAGGATCCTGATGAATGCCAAGCTAATCTCCATCTTTTATTCAATTACATGACTCAGATCACGAAAAGTTTTATCAAAAAAAAATTCAGCTTAGCCGTAAACCCCTCTCTTGAAAAAATTGATATCCAATTTTTGGATCAAAAATTTTATAAAAGTTACCACAAAATTTTATCTACCGTGCAGTTCATTTGCTCGCTAGAAAAAATAGAAGATGAGTCAATTAAAATCATTATCACTGAGCTCAACGTCTGGTGCCTTCATTATTTAGTAGAATCAGCAAAAACGCCCTTAATCAATTTCGATCAGGATAAATACAACTATCCATTTAGCGAATACATAGACGATAATGCTCCTCATTATCACCGTGAAGATGGAGGGGCAATTGTAAAGATTTTCCTTAGGGTAATCAAGCAACGGCACGATTGGCTAAAAGATATCAAAATTAGCCTTATAAAAAATGATGAGTTTGAAAAATTAATTATTAATTGCTGTCAGATCTTAAAAGGACGCTATCTTCCTGCTGAGTCGAACAATCTGAAGAATATCCTTGAAGAGATTAACAACAAACCAGAAGAAAATGATTTTACTTTTGTAGATTATTCCGAAGCGTTCAAGTTCTATGAACATAATAGCTCCATTCTCCCTACCAAAAATATAAAGGAAATTTTACATAGAGTGTCTAAGGACAATCATTTAATTGTTGGAGTAGTATTAAAAATTGATAGCCAGGCTCTCTACTTTTTTCATGGCAATAACAAAAAAAACTTAAAGAAATTTTTAAATACATTTAAAAGCCTTCAAGGAGCTCACGGAGCGTATCCTGATATTGTATTACTCAAAGAACTTTTAATTCGTACAGGCTATAGAATTACATCCCTTTTAGACCACTATCCTCTTCCCCAGAGAAAAGCTTACGAAACCTACCTAGAGATTCCTCCGTTAGAAGAGCGTGAGATTACTCTAAAGGAGGTAATAAATACCCATCAAGAACTCTTTAAATACGTAGAAACTTTATCTGAATCGGTAGAAAACTCGACGCTTACCTCACACTATTTGCAGTTTCTTTATAAACTGCTTGCCGTCACAAAGCCAGTCATAAGAGTAGAAAATCCTCTTATTTATAAAGCAGCATTTAATTGTTTAAGCAAGATAAGAAAACATCTTAGCCAGCTTAGCTATGGTAATTTCCAAGCTTGCCAAAACAAATTCATTCTTGTTTTTGAACATTTTCAACAGCTTCAAATATTATACAAAAGAGAAGAAATTGAAACTATTCCTGAGGTTCTAAATTCCCAACCTACTCCTGAAGGAGTAATAAGCAACGGATATACTTTTACAAGCGGTATTGCTTGCTTTGGAAACATTACGGAAGGTCTTTTGCAAATGTTTGCTGAAGGACCTTCTCAGCCTGATGGAGAGCCTTGTAAGCCCTCTGTAATATTTGACACCAACAGTTACTACGAAATCAGCGAGAGCACAGGAGGCCTTAAAGATTGCTTAAAAGAACGTTTTTCCTGTCAAACTGCCCAACTAAGTAATTTTGAAACAATTCCGAACCTGGAAAATTATGATGTTATCTTTACAGATATCTATCCTAATCGGGTAGTGAGACTTGTCATAGAAGAAATAAAAGTTAAAGAGATTATTAAAAAAATTTTAGAAAAAAGAGCTTCTAGCTCGGCTGCGCATAATGATAAACGTCCATTAGCGATGGTCCTTGATTGTGCCACTACGTTTTTTATGCATGAAGAAGTCCGCAGCTTAGTAGAAGAATTTGCAACCCCTATTAATGAAGGAAAATTAATTCTTATTTTAACCAACAGCCTAGCTAAGTATGGGCAGCTTGGGTTAGATAAATTTCCGGGCGGAATAGTACAAGTTTATAGTTCCGATACATCTGCGGACGATTTATTAAGAGGTTTATTAACAAGTAGTGCAAACGATAACTTTTCTAAAGAAGCTTTCTGGTTTTTTCATCTTATGCTCAAACATTGCAGTGAAAATATCATAAATTATCTAGAAAAAATAAGAAAAAATACTGACTTTGTTTATAAAGAATTACAAAAACAGGGACTAGTCATAGAAAAAAAACAAGACAGTACTAATCAAGGCTCCATTCAAAAGAATAATACTAAAAAACCTTTGATTCAAATCGGTTATAGAGATGAAAAAGTCCCGATGATAGGAATTCACATGAAGGGTTTTCAAAAAGAACTTTTTGGAAAGGAGGATGAGCAACTTTTACATATTTTGGTAGTTATCATGCAGTATTATTTGTATGCTAGATATATCAATGAAAATCTACCTGTCACCATGAGCCAAAGCTTTGGATTTGCGAATGCCAATTTAATTGAGTGCTGGTCTGCATTGAGATTAACAATTGGTCTAGAGGAGGAAAAAGATCTACGTTCATATGCTGCGATAATCGGTCAAATTAAAGAAGAGCTAGATTGTTTGGTCGAAGATGGTTTAAAAGAAAAAATAAAAGATAACATCATCACGCTATCCAAGCAACAGGATTTAAAAAAGTTATTTTATCATTACCATTCTAACTTTGTGAATAAGGTTCAAGACGGTTTATCATCTTTCATTAGCTATCTGTGTACTCTTAAGGAGTGCTAAGAAACCTTTTAAGGTATTAAATAAGACGAGTTAGCCGATAAAGAAATAGCTGAAAAAATGAGGCACTTAAATCTATCTTCCCCTTGGTCAATTTATAAATCTAGCCAACTAACAATTTTTGCTAATCCTTAATATTTTCTTTCCTTTAGCTACACTTTGCGGAAACTTTCTTTGCAGCTAAGAGATTCATTTAACCTGCCATCTTATTCTTTTTACACTAAAAGTGATCCTGCTCCAGTCCTTTTGCCAGGCTTTGGTTGCCTATAGATCCAAGGAGAAATTTTTCATTTCAATAGCTTATCTCCAGGGTTCCGCTAGCTGGCGTTTTTTCGGCAGCAATATTTTCCCAAACTTATAGGCAAGCTTTTCCTTTTGCTAATAAATAAGAAATCTCTCCTTTTCCTTTACACGGCTAATCAATTGCCCGCCCTCTGCCTTTTTCTACTGAAAAAAAATCGTTTACTACGCGCTGCCAACCTAACTTTGTGATTATCTTAAGTTGCATCTAAGCAAGGTTTACAGCATTCTATCTAATGGGCTATCTTAGTAGCATCTAGGCACCCTGAAAGAGCTCCTGACCGGCAAAAATTCACCCTTCTCCTGAAGGTACATTACATGACCCTACATCTTTAATGAGCTCTAGATCAAATAGTGCTACAGATCTTTTTCTAGGATCCATAAGGATAAGTCTCTAACTTGCTTTTTACACTCCTTAAAAAGCTTGGGTGCTAAAATCTTGTGTTGGGTGTCCATAGCTTTTTACAACCATTCTGGTATCAGATCTTAGATATTACCATCATAGAAAGATACTTAATACGCCTTAAAAAACTTAGTCTACATACCCAACCTTCTGAAAGATCCGCCTATGCTCAACAAAAGGGGTTTTATTAAGTACGTGAGTGCATAAAGAGTAGATTAAAAGCGTATGCTGGAAGACGAATAAAAAAACAGCTGCTAGTGAAATACCTTCTTCACAGGGTTTGATTCTTTTTATCAAAAAAGATTTAAACAGTGAGGATCATGAGGGCTTAGAGAGAGATTGATGAATGCCCCTTTTTCCGAGATAGAGGATAAGTGTAAAAAGCTTGAGCCTTAAACAATGCAAAATGTCGCTCAAAAGCTATTTGAGGTCCCCAATTAGCAAGAGCAATAGAAGAAGTAGATGGCTAAAATTATTATTAAACGAAGCGCTGGTTATGAGTATATTGTCTTATGAAAAGTGGCTATATCACATGCATGGACTTTAAATATATTAGGAAACTCTTATCAATTTAAATATCGACATCCTGGCCGCCGCTTAAGTTGTCTTTACCAATTTGATAAAAAGAAGGGTAGCTTATGCTTACCACCCGTAACCCCTGCATCCACTTGACTCGTAAGGAAAAACAAACATCAATGAGCTAGATGATGCAGTATAGGCTATGGCGTGAAGCATATAGAATTATTATAATCTTATCCGATGAAGAGGGTGGAATGGGGGAGCGAATATTTAGATTTTTATCCATGTTTGAATCATTGCACCTGGATCAATAATACCTTGGAGTTTTACAGAAGCTTTATTGACCTTCGTGTTTCCAATTTTAATGACTTTTAAATTCATGTTGTCTAAAAAAGAAGGCAGTTCTTCAAATGAATGATTTCCATTCAAATTTAATTCTTGTAAATTAACCAATTCTTGAAGTTCAGAAGGTAGAGAAGTTAAATTATTAGCGCAAAGATCTAAATGCTGTAAGCCTTTCAGGTATTTAAAATAAGGAGGTAAATTTGTTAACTTTGCACCACTAAGTTCTAAAAACTGAATTTGTTCAATTTGCCGCATGATATCTTTTAAGCATATCCTCTCAACTTCTTCAGGATGAGAAAAATCATGGTTTAAGTATTTGTGAAGAATATTTCGAGCTATCGTGTGACCTTTTAAACTTCTCGAATACTGCACATAGATACGACCTTTCAGATACACATTTTTAACAATAAATTCACACAGTTGCTTGATTTCTTTTAACTGATTAATTTTCTGGGATATCTCACTAACACTTTTCTCTGCATCTTTTATGCCCTTATTAGAAGAAATTGATAAATCATAATCATTCTGCCCAGGTAAATGAGATTCAAGGAAATTAGAGCCGAATCGGGAATCAAAGCTAGAGGTTTGTGTTAATGCGTGCATACTGTACTCCTTTTTAACAAAATTTTTATTTTATTATAAAAAAAATGTCAATAAGTATTTAATATCAAACGATCTGGAAAAAATCTTTTTCAAGATAATATTTACCAACAAACCTATCCAGGCAATGGTTGAAAGTGTTTTAAAAAATGATTTTGTATAATTAAGGAGAATTAAAACTTTCTGTTCTTTTTTCTCCCATCTTTTGTATAAGTAAAGAAACTACTTAGCATAGATCAGGCTATATTGCCTAATATTTAAAATTTTGTTTAGCAATCCCACTGATTTATTAAGCAATTATACACGTTAGCTAGCTAAAAGAGCATATCAGCT from the Neochlamydia sp. AcF84 genome contains:
- a CDS encoding transposase, which translates into the protein MNREVPVPFYERLVGKFHRSTHHKVHWQLDVSYGEDKSKVRKDHGPENLSVLKRCTMNLLKADTKTKAGIKGKRAKAGWNRDYMMEILNGK
- the ltrA gene encoding group II intron reverse transcriptase/maturase; translated protein: MSETKPFIISKTLVMEAYKLVKANAGAAGIDQQTLEDFDRNLKSNLYKIWNRMSSGSYFPPPVKAVSIPKKSGGERILGIPTVSDRIAQMIVKLMFEPIVEPHFHQNSYAYRPNRSALDAVGITRQRCWKYDWVLEFDIKGLFDNIDHDLLMKAVRKHTDNKWVILYIERWLKAPLQLKDGILVTRNAGVPQGGVISPVLANLFLHYVFDTWMTRKYPSMPWCRYSDDGLIHCNTEQDAQHLLTNLKKRFEECSLMLHPDKTKIIYCKDGSRKGKYKETKFDFLGYTFRPRLVKNSKRSSMFISFTPAVSQAALKSMKATIRQWNIRNRTDLELGDIAKMYNPVIRGWLAYYGKYSPSALYQFCRHFNKTLVAWGMRKYKELAGHKTRTTIFIEKIVKETPELFVHWNKGMIGAFA
- the tadA gene encoding tRNA adenosine(34) deaminase TadA, which encodes MLFPFTFKPQSEDEKFMLEALKEAWKAFKQGEVPVGAVLVHEGQVISRGYNQVELLKDATAHAEMLCITAGEVAIENWRLTDTTLYTTIEPCCMCAGAMFLSRISTLVWGAPDLRHGANGSWMNVFEKVHPTHNLNIRRGVLEEYGAALMRDFFKKCRQEKKALAGE
- the rpsO gene encoding 30S ribosomal protein S15 — encoded protein: MSLDKGTKEEITKKFQLHEKDTGSADVQIAILTERIAELNEHLKRSPKDHASRLALFKHVGLRRRLLDYLNSTDTLRYLSLIKKLKLRK
- the pnp gene encoding polyribonucleotide nucleotidyltransferase; the protein is MQPHLMKVKVGEQELIFETGKIGKQANGAVLIKAGETYLFNSACAAANAADNIDFFPLKVDYQEKFSAVGKTISGFIKREGRPSEKETLISRLIDRPIRPMFPEGYYNEVQLLSYVWSYDGINMTEPLAICGISAALVLSDIPLLKPVAGVRVGLIDGKWLVNPTQEQMKKSKLDLMLAGTENAILMIEGHCDFLTEDQLMEAIEVGHNSIKIICQALHNWQKEIGKEKNLTTLKSLPKELMGEVEKLARPLLEPALRSNLKQDREEKLNAMRKAVVDTLLPEGEEPKYSVNQVNVALKDIQSKYMRKMILEEDIRSDGRDSKQIRSIDIEQGLLPRTHGSSLFTRGETQAVGVCTLGGEAMSQRYEDLDEESSRRFYLQYFFPPFSVGEVGRIGSPGRREIGHGKLAERALSAIVPTRDIFPYTMRLESTITESNGSSSMATVCAGCLSMMDAGVPIKRPIAGIAMGLILEEGHYKILSDILGIEDALGDMDFKIAGDQHGITAFQMDIKVEGITPAIMQAALNQAKEGRIHILNKMLEVCPTFKPQMSIYAPRIETMQIKPSKIATVIGPGGKQIRAIIEASGVEIDINDDGLISIASTNLEGIEKAKAIIHGLTAEVEIGRTYTGKVTSVVAFGAFIEILPGKEGLCHISEFEHTRIENLADHVKQGEIISVKVLDINERGQLKLSRKALLSK
- a CDS encoding DUF6444 domain-containing protein: MTENAELKATVNRVEKVITKLETRMAQLEEQLNQNSKNSSKSPSTNQKVNYSLLPQAENRPYRSGASPILRNASF